The Arachidicoccus terrestris genome includes the window AAAGATTCATTGTCACTAAGCTCCAAACCCCAAAACCTTGGTAAGCCAATACCACTCCAACTAATCCACCAATAATTGTCGAGGGTATTTGCATCAACATTTGTTCTTTAAAACGCATTTCTTTAGTTAATTTCGTTGTCTGAACAGCAACAAACGCTCTAATTATAAATGCCAATGAATATACGCGAACCACGGGAGATAAAATCGGCTGATGATAGAACTTAGCAATAAGAGGGCCACATAAAAAAATAATCAAATAAAATATTACGCTAAAAATTAAATTTACAAAAAAAACAGTTGAATAGTCCTTTTGGTCAGCACGAGTAGTCCTAATTAACGACGATGTCATGCCACTATCCATTAGAGACGTACCCACGGCAATAAAGACAGCAAGCATTCCAATTAAACCAAAGACAGAAGGGGCAAGAATTCTAGCTAATACAATTCCTACAATTACATTTATTGCTTGAACACTAAATTGCTGAGTAAATGTCCAAAATAAACCAGATATCGCCTGTTTCTTTAAAGTAGTCATACGGAATACTTAAGCAGTCTCATTTATTAATGCTTAATAGATACTGACCATAGCTACTATTTTTCATAGTTCTAGATAAATCATCCAACTTATCTTTATCAATGTATTTCATTTTAAAGGCGATTTCCTCAATACAAGAAATTTTAAGACCAGTTCTCTTTTCCACAGCCTTTACAAACTCTGTCGCTTCAGTTAAAGCTTCGTGTGTACCCGTATCCAGCCATGCGAAGCCTCGGCTCATTATTTCAACTTTTAACTCGTTGGCATCTAAATATTTTTGATTTACTGAGGTTATTTCAAGCTCTCCTCTTTTAGAAGGTTCAACATTTTTGGCAATTTCAACTACAGAATTAGGATAAAAATATAACCCGACAACAGCATAGTTTGATTTAGGACTAGCTGGTTTTTCCTCAATTCCAAGAACATTCCCCTCTCTATCAAAATCTACCACTCCATATCTTTCTGGATCATCGACGTAATAGCCAAATACAACAGCCTTTTTTTTAATTTGAACAGTTTTTACAGTATCAAGCAAAAGTTTTTGCAACCCAGCTCCATAAAATATATTATCACCTAATACCAAACAAACATCGTCTTTATTTATAAAGTCTTCACCGATTAAAAAAGCTTGCGCAAGACCATCAGGGCTTTCTTGAACAGCATATTGTAATTTTAAGCCAAATTGGCTACCGTCACCTAATAATTCATTAAAACTAGGCAGATCTCT containing:
- the rfbA gene encoding glucose-1-phosphate thymidylyltransferase RfbA, producing MKGIILAGGSGTRLYPITKVVSKQLLPVYDKPMIYYPLSVLMLAGIQEILVISTPRDLPSFNELLGDGSQFGLKLQYAVQESPDGLAQAFLIGEDFINKDDVCLVLGDNIFYGAGLQKLLLDTVKTVQIKKKAVVFGYYVDDPERYGVVDFDREGNVLGIEEKPASPKSNYAVVGLYFYPNSVVEIAKNVEPSKRGELEITSVNQKYLDANELKVEIMSRGFAWLDTGTHEALTEATEFVKAVEKRTGLKISCIEEIAFKMKYIDKDKLDDLSRTMKNSSYGQYLLSINK